The following are encoded together in the Streptomyces flavofungini genome:
- the hemE gene encoding uroporphyrinogen decarboxylase: protein MSVNDEATGRRNAATYDSAFLKACRREPVPHTPVWFMRQAGRSLPEYRKVREGTAMLESCMMPELVTEITLQPVRRHGVDAAIYFSDIVVPLKAIGIDLDIKPGVGPVVEQPIRSRADLARLRDLTPEDVSYVTEAIGMLTRELGETPLIGFAGAPFTLASYLVEGGPSRNHEHTKAMMYGDPQLWADLLDRLAEITGAFLKVQIEAGASAVQLFDSWVGALAPADYRRSVMPASTKVFDAVAGYGVPRIHFGVGTGELLGLLGEAGADVVGVDWRVPLDEAARRVGPGKALQGNIDPAVLFSSREAVEAKADEVLAAAAGLEGHVFNLGHGVLPSTDPDALTRLVEYVHTRTA from the coding sequence GTGAGTGTCAATGACGAGGCCACGGGCCGGCGAAACGCAGCTACGTACGACTCCGCATTCCTGAAGGCGTGCAGGCGCGAGCCGGTGCCGCACACGCCGGTGTGGTTCATGCGGCAGGCGGGGCGCTCACTGCCCGAGTACCGCAAGGTCCGTGAGGGCACGGCCATGCTGGAGTCCTGCATGATGCCGGAGCTGGTCACGGAGATCACGCTGCAGCCGGTGCGCCGCCACGGCGTGGACGCGGCGATCTACTTCAGCGACATCGTCGTCCCCCTCAAGGCCATCGGCATCGACCTCGACATCAAGCCCGGCGTCGGGCCCGTCGTCGAGCAGCCCATCCGCTCCCGCGCCGACCTCGCGCGGCTGCGGGACCTCACGCCCGAGGACGTCTCGTACGTCACCGAGGCCATCGGGATGCTCACCCGCGAACTGGGCGAGACGCCGCTCATCGGATTCGCCGGTGCGCCTTTCACCCTCGCGAGTTACCTCGTCGAGGGCGGTCCGAGCCGTAACCACGAGCACACCAAGGCCATGATGTACGGCGACCCGCAGCTGTGGGCCGACCTGCTCGACCGGCTCGCGGAGATCACCGGCGCCTTCCTGAAGGTGCAGATCGAGGCCGGCGCCAGCGCCGTGCAGCTCTTCGACTCCTGGGTGGGCGCCCTGGCCCCCGCCGACTACCGCCGCTCCGTGATGCCCGCGTCCACCAAGGTCTTCGACGCCGTCGCCGGGTACGGCGTGCCGCGCATCCACTTCGGCGTCGGCACCGGCGAACTGCTCGGGCTGCTCGGCGAGGCCGGGGCCGACGTGGTCGGCGTCGACTGGCGGGTGCCGCTGGACGAGGCCGCCCGGCGGGTGGGCCCCGGCAAGGCGCTCCAGGGCAACATCGACCCCGCCGTCCTCTTCTCCTCCCGCGAGGCCGTCGAGGCGAAGGCCGACGAGGTGCTCGCCGCGGCCGCCGGTCTCGAGGGCCACGTCTTCAACCTCGGCCACGGCGTGCTGCCCAGCACCGACCCCGACGCCCTCACCCGGCTCGTGGAGTACGTCCACACGCGTACCGCCTGA
- a CDS encoding DUF3000 domain-containing protein, with product MAAAQGQRSDDAGEMDGAQGVVADAGPPPFRAAVDALRGARLRPQIEVEQTRSPKRLAPYAYALEAAVVDGDEDLADGRLVLLHDPDGHDAWQGTFRLVTLVRAELEPEMAADPLLPEVCWTWLTGALAARGLACGEPSGTVTRAGSHYFGGLAERPPASQIEIRASWTPRESATGVPDTAAHLAAWCDLLCQIAGLPPVAAADGSVVSLPQRRGPRST from the coding sequence ATGGCTGCGGCTCAAGGACAACGGTCGGACGACGCGGGCGAGATGGACGGCGCGCAGGGGGTGGTGGCGGACGCGGGTCCGCCGCCGTTCCGTGCTGCGGTCGACGCCCTGCGCGGGGCACGGCTGCGGCCGCAGATCGAGGTCGAACAGACCCGGTCGCCGAAGCGGCTCGCCCCCTACGCGTACGCGCTGGAGGCGGCCGTCGTGGACGGTGACGAGGACCTGGCGGACGGCAGGCTGGTGCTGCTGCACGACCCGGACGGGCACGACGCCTGGCAGGGGACGTTCCGGCTCGTGACGCTGGTGCGGGCGGAGCTGGAGCCGGAGATGGCGGCGGACCCGCTGCTCCCCGAGGTGTGCTGGACCTGGCTGACGGGGGCGCTCGCCGCCCGGGGCCTGGCGTGCGGGGAGCCCAGCGGGACGGTGACGCGGGCGGGCTCGCACTACTTCGGCGGGCTCGCCGAGCGCCCGCCCGCCTCCCAGATCGAGATCCGCGCGTCCTGGACACCGCGCGAGTCGGCCACCGGGGTGCCGGACACGGCGGCGCACCTGGCGGCGTGGTGCGACCTGCTGTGCCAGATCGCGGGGCTGCCGCCGGTCGCGGCGGCCGACGGCTCGGTGGTGTCGCTGCCGCAGCGCCGGGGGCCCCGCTCCACCTGA
- a CDS encoding response regulator transcription factor encodes MSVLLEQPASLVAYRPNKPTAMVVVADPRVRSTVTRHLWALGVRDVIEASSIAEARPRIGNPRDICVADVHLPDGSGLTLLSETRAAGWPNGLALSAADDIGAVRNALAGGVKGYVVTGTRTNVGLPTRPGAAPIGSAAARMHRRPPGTPSHPGGYRELSGREVEVLRLVAEGQSNKAIGVSMGLSALTVKSHLARIARKLGTGDRAGMVAVALRTGIIH; translated from the coding sequence GTGTCCGTTCTCCTCGAGCAGCCCGCAAGCCTGGTCGCCTACCGCCCGAACAAGCCGACCGCCATGGTCGTCGTGGCCGACCCCCGCGTCCGCTCCACCGTGACCCGCCACCTGTGGGCCCTCGGTGTACGTGACGTCATCGAGGCCTCGTCCATCGCGGAGGCTCGTCCCCGCATCGGCAACCCCCGCGACATCTGCGTCGCCGACGTCCACCTTCCCGACGGCTCCGGCCTCACCCTCCTGTCCGAGACCCGCGCCGCGGGCTGGCCCAACGGACTCGCGCTCTCCGCCGCCGACGACATCGGCGCCGTGCGCAACGCCCTCGCGGGCGGCGTCAAGGGCTACGTCGTCACCGGCACCCGAACCAACGTGGGCCTGCCCACCCGTCCCGGCGCCGCCCCCATCGGCTCCGCCGCCGCCCGTATGCACCGGCGCCCGCCGGGCACCCCGAGCCACCCGGGCGGCTACCGCGAACTGTCCGGCCGCGAGGTGGAGGTTCTCCGCCTGGTGGCCGAGGGGCAGTCCAACAAGGCCATCGGCGTCTCGATGGGCCTGTCCGCACTGACCGTCAAGAGCCACCTCGCCCGCATCGCCCGCAAGCTCGGCACCGGCGACCGGGCGGGAATGGTCGCAGTGGCCCTGCGCACGGGAATCATCCACTGA
- a CDS encoding ribonuclease D, with product MTDAQETAADSSLRTTGGAPPDEGVTGVSVEGTPTPLLEPRDGIPPVVADSATLAQVIAAFAAGTGPVAVDAERASGYRYGQRAYLVQLRREGAGTALIDPVACPDLSELGEALADTEWVLHAATQDLPCLREIGMVPAGIFDTELAGRLAGFPRVGLGAMVESVLGYVLEKGHSAVDWSTRPLPEPWLRYAALDVELLVDLRDALEKELDRQGKLEWAREEFDAIASAPPAPPRKDPWRRTSGMHKVRRRRQMAVVRELWVTRDRIAQRRDVSPGKVLSDGAIVEAALALPPNVHALTALPGFGHRMGRRQLEQWQAGVDRARALPDVELPQPGQAVAGPPPPRSWADRDPAAAARLSAARAAVSALAERLNMPQENLITPDTVRRVCWEPPSELTHDAVAAALTTHGARPWQITQVTPALTAALTTPAP from the coding sequence GTGACCGACGCCCAAGAGACCGCAGCAGACAGTTCACTGCGAACCACCGGAGGCGCTCCTCCGGACGAAGGCGTCACAGGCGTCTCCGTCGAAGGGACTCCCACCCCGCTCCTCGAACCGCGAGACGGCATTCCGCCCGTCGTGGCCGACTCCGCGACGCTCGCGCAGGTCATCGCGGCATTTGCCGCCGGTACGGGACCGGTGGCCGTGGACGCCGAGCGGGCGTCCGGCTACCGCTACGGCCAGCGCGCCTACCTGGTCCAGCTCCGCCGCGAGGGCGCGGGCACCGCGCTGATCGACCCCGTCGCCTGCCCCGACCTGTCCGAGCTCGGCGAGGCGCTCGCCGACACCGAGTGGGTGCTGCACGCCGCCACCCAGGATCTGCCGTGCCTGCGGGAAATAGGCATGGTCCCGGCCGGCATCTTCGACACCGAGCTCGCCGGGCGGCTCGCCGGATTCCCCCGGGTCGGACTCGGCGCCATGGTCGAGAGCGTCCTCGGGTACGTCCTGGAGAAGGGCCACTCCGCCGTCGACTGGTCGACCCGCCCCCTCCCCGAGCCCTGGCTGCGCTACGCCGCGCTGGACGTGGAACTGCTCGTCGACCTGCGTGACGCCCTCGAGAAGGAGCTGGACCGGCAGGGGAAGCTGGAGTGGGCCCGCGAGGAGTTCGACGCCATCGCCTCCGCGCCGCCCGCGCCGCCCCGCAAGGACCCCTGGCGGCGCACGTCGGGGATGCACAAGGTCCGGCGACGGCGGCAGATGGCCGTCGTACGGGAACTGTGGGTGACCCGGGACCGGATCGCGCAGCGGCGTGACGTCTCGCCCGGCAAGGTCCTCAGCGACGGCGCGATCGTCGAGGCGGCGCTGGCCCTGCCCCCGAACGTGCACGCGCTCACGGCGCTGCCCGGGTTCGGGCACCGGATGGGGCGGCGGCAGCTGGAGCAGTGGCAGGCCGGGGTCGACCGTGCCCGGGCCCTGCCGGACGTCGAGCTTCCGCAGCCCGGGCAGGCGGTGGCGGGGCCGCCGCCGCCCCGGTCCTGGGCCGACCGGGATCCGGCCGCCGCCGCGCGCCTCTCCGCGGCCCGGGCGGCCGTCTCCGCGCTCGCCGAGCGCCTGAACATGCCCCAGGAGAACCTGATCACGCCCGACACGGTCCGCCGCGTCTGCTGGGAGCCCCCGTCCGAGCTCACCCACGACGCGGTCGCCGCGGCCCTCACCACCCACGGCGCCCGCCCCTGGCAGATCACCCAGGTGACCCCCGCCCTCACCGCAGCCCTCACCACCCCGGCCCCGTAG
- a CDS encoding acetyl-CoA C-acyltransferase, whose protein sequence is MPRTVRDVVFVDGVRTPFGKAGPKGIYHETRADDLIVKAIRELLRRNPALDPAKIDEVAVAATTQIGDQGLTIGRTAGILAGLPQSVPGYSIDRMCAGALTAVTTTAGSIAFGAYDAVIAGGVEHMGRHPMGEGVDPNPRFVSEKLVDESALFMGMTAENLHDRYPSITKRRADEYAVRSQEKAAKAYANGKIQQDLVPISVRRTNEEAGETGWGLATQDEPMRPGTTLENLSGLKTPFRTHGRVTAGNAAGLNDGATASIIASEDFARENGLPVKMRLVSYSFAGVEPEVMGYGPIPATEKALAQAGLSISDIGLFEINEAFAVQVLAFLEHYGIADDDARVNQYGGAIAFGHPLASSGVRLMTQLARQFEEQPEVRYGLTTMCVGFGMGATVIWENPHHKDAGGDK, encoded by the coding sequence GTGCCTCGTACCGTCAGGGACGTCGTCTTCGTCGACGGCGTCCGCACCCCGTTCGGCAAGGCGGGCCCCAAGGGCATCTACCACGAGACCCGCGCCGACGACCTCATCGTCAAGGCCATCCGGGAACTGCTGCGCCGCAACCCGGCCCTGGACCCGGCCAAGATCGACGAGGTCGCGGTGGCCGCCACCACGCAGATCGGTGACCAGGGGCTCACGATCGGCCGCACGGCGGGCATCCTCGCGGGGCTCCCGCAGTCCGTTCCGGGCTACTCGATCGACCGCATGTGCGCGGGCGCGCTCACCGCCGTCACCACCACCGCGGGCTCCATCGCCTTCGGCGCGTACGACGCGGTGATCGCCGGCGGTGTCGAGCACATGGGCCGCCACCCCATGGGCGAGGGCGTCGACCCGAACCCCCGGTTCGTGAGCGAGAAGCTGGTCGACGAGTCCGCCCTGTTCATGGGCATGACGGCGGAGAACCTGCACGACCGCTACCCGAGCATCACCAAGCGGCGCGCCGACGAGTACGCCGTGCGCTCGCAGGAGAAGGCCGCCAAGGCGTACGCCAACGGCAAGATCCAGCAGGACCTGGTGCCGATCTCCGTACGCCGCACCAACGAGGAGGCGGGCGAGACCGGTTGGGGCCTGGCCACCCAGGACGAGCCGATGCGCCCCGGCACGACGCTGGAGAACCTGTCCGGCCTGAAGACCCCGTTCCGTACGCACGGCCGCGTCACCGCGGGCAACGCCGCCGGTCTCAACGACGGCGCCACCGCCTCGATCATCGCTTCCGAGGACTTCGCCCGGGAGAACGGCCTCCCCGTCAAGATGCGCCTCGTGTCGTACTCCTTCGCGGGTGTGGAGCCCGAGGTCATGGGCTACGGCCCGATCCCGGCGACCGAGAAGGCTCTCGCCCAGGCGGGCCTGAGCATCTCCGACATCGGCCTCTTCGAGATCAACGAGGCCTTCGCCGTCCAGGTCCTCGCGTTCCTCGAGCACTACGGCATCGCCGACGACGACGCCCGCGTCAACCAGTACGGCGGCGCCATCGCCTTCGGACACCCGCTCGCCTCCTCCGGCGTCCGCCTGATGACGCAGCTGGCGCGGCAGTTCGAGGAGCAGCCCGAGGTCCGCTACGGCCTGACCACCATGTGCGTCGGCTTCGGCATGGGCGCGACGGTCATCTGGGAGAACCCGCACCACAAGGACGCCGGAGGCGACAAGTGA
- a CDS encoding 3-hydroxyacyl-CoA dehydrogenase NAD-binding domain-containing protein, which translates to MSTTTTELLKGAAELFPDEVVTQAHVRHLDLPAGAGRFALITLDNGFDHTKPTTFGPGSLANLNAAIDQVEKEAAEGTIVGVGITGKPFIFAVGADLKGVEILKRHEDALAIGKGGHDVFKRLAGLAVPTFAYYNGAAMGGGVEVGLHCSYRTVSEALPAFSLPEVFLGLVPGWGGCTILPNLIGADRAVSVIIENSLNQNKQLKGKQVFELGIADALFEGADFLEQSLAWTASVLNGTVKVERPEIDRGEAWDAAVARGRAIADSKVHGAAPAAYRALEIVADAKDSDLQTGFDAEDKALADLIMGGELRSGIYAFNLVQKRGKRPAGAPDKNLARPVTKVGVVGAGLMASQLALLFLRRLEVPVVLTDIDQERVDKGVSYVHGEIDKLLLKGRVNQDKANRLKALVSGVLDKAEGFADADFIIEAVFEEIGVKQQVFAEVEAVAPAHAILATNTSSLSVTEMASKLKHPERVVGFHFFNPVAILPLLEIVRGEQTDDASLATAFGVAKKLKKTAVLVKDAPAFVVNRILTRFMGEIQNVIDEGTPVPVAEKAVEPLGLPMSPLVLLELVGPAIGLHVSETLNRAFPDRFTVSPNLKAVVEAGKRGFYVYDSGKPELDPEVAALLKQGDSVLTEEQVRARVLDAVAQEIGLMLDEGVVAEAQDIDLCLITGAGWPFHLGGITPYLDREGVSERVNGKRFLEQGLASVPA; encoded by the coding sequence GTGAGCACCACCACCACTGAGCTGTTGAAGGGTGCGGCCGAGCTGTTCCCCGACGAGGTCGTGACGCAGGCTCACGTACGTCACCTCGACCTGCCCGCGGGCGCCGGCCGGTTCGCCCTCATCACCCTCGACAACGGCTTCGACCACACCAAGCCGACCACCTTCGGCCCGGGCTCGCTCGCGAACCTGAACGCCGCGATCGACCAGGTGGAGAAGGAAGCCGCCGAGGGCACCATCGTCGGTGTCGGCATCACCGGCAAGCCGTTCATCTTCGCCGTCGGCGCCGACCTCAAGGGCGTCGAGATCCTGAAGCGGCACGAGGACGCGCTGGCCATCGGCAAGGGCGGCCACGACGTCTTCAAGCGGCTCGCCGGCCTCGCGGTCCCGACGTTCGCGTACTACAACGGCGCGGCCATGGGCGGTGGCGTCGAGGTCGGTCTGCACTGCTCGTACCGCACCGTCTCCGAGGCGCTGCCCGCGTTCTCCCTGCCCGAGGTGTTCCTGGGGCTCGTCCCGGGCTGGGGCGGCTGCACGATCCTGCCGAACCTGATCGGCGCGGACCGCGCCGTTTCGGTCATCATCGAGAACTCGCTGAACCAGAACAAGCAGCTCAAGGGCAAGCAGGTCTTCGAACTCGGCATCGCGGACGCCCTGTTCGAGGGCGCGGACTTCCTGGAGCAGTCGCTGGCGTGGACGGCCTCCGTCCTCAACGGCACCGTCAAGGTGGAGCGCCCGGAGATCGACCGCGGCGAGGCCTGGGACGCGGCCGTCGCCCGCGGCCGCGCCATCGCCGACTCCAAGGTGCACGGCGCCGCCCCGGCCGCTTATCGCGCCCTGGAGATCGTCGCGGACGCGAAGGACAGTGACCTGCAGACGGGCTTCGACGCCGAGGACAAGGCGCTCGCCGACCTCATCATGGGCGGCGAACTGCGCAGCGGCATCTACGCGTTCAACCTCGTCCAGAAGCGCGGCAAGCGCCCCGCGGGCGCCCCGGACAAGAACCTGGCGCGCCCGGTCACCAAGGTCGGCGTCGTGGGCGCCGGTCTGATGGCCTCGCAGCTCGCCCTGCTGTTCCTGCGCCGCCTGGAGGTGCCGGTCGTCCTGACCGACATCGACCAGGAGCGCGTCGACAAGGGCGTCTCGTACGTCCACGGGGAGATCGACAAGCTGCTCCTCAAGGGCCGCGTCAACCAGGACAAGGCCAACCGCCTGAAGGCGCTCGTCTCCGGTGTCCTGGACAAGGCGGAGGGCTTCGCCGACGCCGACTTCATCATCGAGGCCGTCTTCGAGGAGATCGGCGTCAAGCAGCAGGTGTTCGCCGAGGTGGAGGCGGTCGCTCCGGCGCACGCGATCCTCGCGACCAACACCTCCTCGCTGTCGGTGACGGAGATGGCCTCCAAGCTGAAGCACCCCGAGCGGGTCGTCGGCTTCCACTTCTTCAACCCGGTCGCGATCCTCCCCCTCCTGGAGATCGTGCGCGGCGAGCAGACCGACGACGCGTCCCTGGCCACGGCCTTCGGCGTCGCCAAGAAGCTGAAGAAGACCGCGGTCCTGGTGAAGGACGCCCCGGCGTTCGTCGTGAACCGCATCCTCACCCGCTTCATGGGCGAGATCCAGAACGTCATCGACGAGGGCACCCCGGTGCCGGTCGCCGAGAAGGCCGTCGAGCCGCTCGGCCTGCCGATGTCGCCGCTGGTCCTCCTGGAGCTGGTCGGCCCGGCCATCGGCCTGCACGTCTCGGAGACGCTGAACCGCGCCTTCCCGGACCGCTTCACCGTGTCGCCGAACCTGAAGGCGGTCGTGGAGGCGGGCAAGCGCGGCTTCTACGTGTACGACAGCGGCAAGCCGGAGCTGGACCCGGAGGTCGCCGCGCTCCTGAAGCAGGGCGACTCCGTCCTGACCGAGGAGCAGGTGCGGGCCCGCGTGCTCGACGCCGTCGCCCAGGAGATCGGGCTCATGCTCGACGAGGGCGTCGTCGCCGAGGCGCAGGACATCGACCTGTGCCTGATCACCGGCGCGGGCTGGCCCTTCCACCTGGGCGGCATCACGCCGTACCTGGACCGTGAGGGTGTCAGCGAGCGGGTGAACGGCAAGCGGTTCCTGGAGCAGGGGCTCGCGAGCGTCCCCGCGTAA
- a CDS encoding NTP pyrophosphohydrolase: MDSRMDMDTVTLVVDAANVVGSVPDGWWRDRRGAAERLRDRLVPLAAAGLPELPGPLEVVLVVEGRARGVGSVPGVRVDSAPASGDDRIVELVAQVPGPCVVVTADRELRRRVGELGAECVGPRTVRN, translated from the coding sequence ATGGACAGCCGCATGGACATGGACACCGTGACCCTCGTCGTGGACGCCGCCAATGTCGTGGGCTCCGTGCCGGACGGCTGGTGGCGGGACCGGCGGGGCGCGGCGGAGCGGCTGCGGGACCGTCTGGTGCCGCTCGCCGCGGCGGGCCTGCCCGAACTGCCGGGCCCCCTCGAGGTCGTCCTCGTCGTGGAGGGCCGGGCCCGCGGCGTCGGGTCCGTCCCGGGCGTGCGTGTCGACTCCGCCCCCGCCAGTGGCGACGACCGCATCGTGGAGCTGGTGGCCCAGGTCCCGGGTCCCTGCGTGGTGGTGACCGCGGACCGCGAACTGCGCCGCCGCGTGGGCGAGCTGGGGGCGGAGTGCGTGGGCCCGCGAACGGTCCGGAACTAG
- a CDS encoding C40 family peptidase has translation MPPKKKRPAVHAVTVLALLAGSTYLTVELRKDEQDKAPKVQSVTDTPDLTNGTGQADGKQKWERLRNPDRSVLRTEDGKVLASFTDGARTATLSGPSRTFAEPSNTKSKVVTNNWVRLMPEVWRKGAEKEKWFKDWFKEFAGSEEDDIFAMAFQYVEGAPVKKDDEGIAYAGDASFGPLNPDGSEGNDLRLEQSDFYDYLGIPYTFRDGTTIQPEAKRARAIDCSGFIRTVFGYRARFPLMANDTTGDGLPRTANGMARGKLGAPVIPLKGVGAADRPKTIDVVQPGDLVFFKLDARTKERLDHVGIFLGHDAEGHKIFISSREEVNGPTIGDKGGTSRLDGNGYYAKALRSAKRL, from the coding sequence ATGCCGCCCAAGAAGAAGCGCCCCGCAGTCCACGCCGTCACCGTCCTCGCCCTGCTCGCGGGCAGCACCTACCTGACCGTCGAGCTGCGCAAGGACGAGCAGGACAAGGCGCCGAAGGTGCAGTCCGTCACCGACACCCCGGACCTGACCAACGGCACCGGCCAGGCCGACGGGAAGCAGAAGTGGGAGCGGCTGCGCAACCCTGACCGCTCCGTCCTGCGCACCGAGGACGGCAAGGTCCTCGCCTCGTTCACCGACGGTGCCCGCACGGCGACCCTCTCCGGGCCGAGCCGCACCTTCGCCGAGCCCAGCAACACCAAGTCGAAGGTCGTCACCAACAACTGGGTGCGGCTGATGCCCGAGGTGTGGCGCAAGGGCGCGGAGAAGGAGAAGTGGTTCAAGGACTGGTTCAAGGAGTTCGCCGGCAGCGAGGAGGACGACATCTTCGCGATGGCGTTCCAGTACGTCGAGGGCGCGCCCGTCAAGAAGGACGACGAGGGCATCGCCTACGCCGGTGACGCCAGCTTCGGACCGCTGAACCCCGACGGCAGCGAGGGCAACGACCTGCGCCTGGAGCAGTCCGACTTCTACGACTACCTCGGCATCCCGTACACCTTCCGCGACGGCACCACGATCCAGCCCGAGGCCAAGCGGGCCCGCGCCATCGACTGCTCCGGCTTCATCCGGACCGTCTTCGGCTACCGCGCCCGGTTCCCGCTGATGGCCAACGACACCACTGGCGACGGTCTGCCCCGCACCGCCAACGGCATGGCCCGCGGCAAGCTCGGCGCCCCCGTCATCCCGCTCAAGGGCGTCGGCGCCGCGGACCGACCGAAGACGATCGACGTGGTCCAGCCCGGCGACCTGGTGTTCTTCAAGCTCGACGCCCGCACCAAGGAGCGCCTCGACCACGTGGGGATCTTCCTCGGCCACGACGCCGAGGGCCACAAGATATTCATCTCCAGCCGCGAAGAGGTCAACGGCCCCACCATCGGCGACAAGGGCGGCACGTCCCGCCTCGACGGCAACGGCTACTACGCCAAGGCGCTGCGCAGCGCCAAGCGCCTCTAG
- a CDS encoding poly-gamma-glutamate biosynthesis protein PgsC/CapC produces the protein MIPSVLTPEIAAVGIALGLLFSLVCYLTTNLSPGGMITPGWLALTLVEDLQRAAMVVGVTVLTYVCTLLMQKFVILYGKRLFAAVVLTGVVLQATVMIVLSIEFPLMYSNQTLGFIVPGLIAYQLVRQPKGPTLLATGSVTLMAYVVLTAGILLGFMPSA, from the coding sequence TTGATCCCGTCCGTCCTCACCCCCGAGATCGCCGCGGTCGGCATCGCGCTCGGGCTGCTGTTCTCGCTCGTCTGCTATCTGACGACCAACCTGTCGCCCGGCGGCATGATCACGCCCGGCTGGCTCGCGCTGACCCTCGTCGAGGACCTCCAGCGCGCCGCCATGGTGGTCGGCGTCACCGTCCTGACGTACGTCTGCACCCTGCTGATGCAGAAGTTCGTGATCCTCTACGGCAAGCGCCTGTTCGCCGCGGTCGTGCTCACCGGCGTGGTGCTCCAGGCCACCGTGATGATCGTGCTCTCGATCGAGTTCCCGCTGATGTACAGCAACCAGACCCTCGGCTTCATCGTGCCGGGTCTGATCGCCTACCAGCTGGTCCGTCAGCCCAAGGGCCCCACCCTGCTCGCCACGGGATCGGTGACCCTCATGGCCTACGTCGTCCTCACGGCCGGGATCCTCCTCGGCTTCATGCCCTCCGCCTGA